One Candidatus Binatia bacterium DNA window includes the following coding sequences:
- the lpxA-1 gene encoding acyl-[acyl-carrier-protein]--UDP-N-acetylglucosamine O-acyltransferase has protein sequence MSEDYRIHPTAVVSPRAELGPDVVVGPYAVVGPGVRVGAGTRIGAHAVLEGRTTLGQKNLVFPFASLGAEPQDRKHRGEPTELEIGDENVIREFVTIHAGTVHGGGVTRVGNGCLLMNYAHVAHDCRLGDGVVVANGAQLGGHVVVEDHAVIGALAGLHQFVRVGESAIVGAGSMVSLDVLPYCNATGDRASLRGLNFVGLRRRGFSSETIATLQRAYRVLFGRGLTLREALDVLRREYAGCEAVVRWLVFLQSSRRGFCRPRGRRGSEGA, from the coding sequence ATGAGCGAAGACTACCGGATCCACCCGACGGCCGTCGTTTCTCCCCGGGCCGAGCTCGGGCCGGACGTCGTCGTGGGGCCCTACGCCGTGGTGGGCCCGGGGGTGCGGGTGGGCGCCGGAACCCGCATCGGGGCCCACGCCGTCCTCGAGGGGCGGACGACGCTCGGGCAGAAGAACCTGGTCTTTCCGTTCGCTTCGCTCGGTGCCGAACCGCAGGACCGCAAGCACCGCGGGGAGCCCACGGAGCTCGAGATCGGAGACGAGAACGTGATCCGGGAGTTCGTGACGATCCACGCGGGCACGGTGCACGGCGGTGGCGTCACCCGGGTGGGAAACGGCTGCCTTCTGATGAACTACGCCCACGTGGCCCACGACTGCCGGCTGGGGGACGGGGTGGTCGTCGCGAACGGGGCGCAGCTCGGCGGGCACGTCGTCGTCGAGGATCACGCCGTGATCGGGGCGCTCGCGGGCCTCCACCAGTTCGTGCGCGTGGGGGAATCGGCCATCGTCGGGGCCGGCTCCATGGTGTCGCTCGACGTCCTGCCCTACTGCAACGCGACGGGCGACCGCGCTTCGCTCCGGGGGCTCAACTTCGTCGGTCTCCGGAGAAGGGGCTTTTCCTCCGAGACGATCGCGACGCTCCAGCGTGCCTACCGCGTTCTTTTCGGGCGCGGGCTCACCCTGCGGGAGGCGCTCGACGTGCTGCGGCGCGAGTACGCGGGCTGCGAGGCGGTCGTGCGCTGGCTCGTTTTCCTGCAATCGTCCCGTCGCGGATTCTGCCGCCCCCGCGGACGTCGCGGGTCGGAAGGAGCGTGA
- the fabZ gene encoding 3-hydroxyacyl-[acyl-carrier-protein] dehydratase FabZ yields the protein MASGFDHRTVQELLPHRYPMLLVDRVVDFDDGARLVGLKNVTANEPYFAGHFPGEPVMPGVLLCEALAQASALLIYRSSRGPEKGRGLVLAALDGVRFRRPVFPGDRLLLEVRLRARRHGVWKTEGRAMVDGKVVAEALVTIVEVARTVPP from the coding sequence ATGGCCTCGGGTTTCGACCACAGGACCGTCCAGGAACTCCTGCCCCACCGCTACCCGATGCTTCTCGTCGATCGCGTGGTCGATTTCGACGACGGCGCTCGGCTCGTGGGGCTGAAGAACGTCACGGCCAACGAGCCCTACTTCGCCGGGCACTTCCCGGGCGAGCCCGTGATGCCCGGCGTCCTTCTCTGCGAGGCGCTCGCGCAGGCGAGCGCGCTTCTCATCTACCGTTCTTCCCGCGGGCCCGAGAAAGGTCGCGGGCTCGTGCTGGCCGCCCTCGACGGAGTCCGCTTCCGCCGCCCGGTGTTCCCGGGGGACCGGCTCCTTCTCGAGGTGCGGCTGCGCGCGCGCCGGCACGGGGTCTGGAAGACCGAGGGCCGAGCCATGGTCGACGGCAAGGTGGTGGCCGAGGCGCTCGTCACGATCGTGGAGGTCGCGAGAACCGTGCCGCCATGA
- a CDS encoding outer membrane protein, which yields MRTWASALLLFASLGFAFAEPAKIGIVDLQRALNESEAGRKAKEEFRSEMEKLRRSLQKQRDEVENLRERIEKKAAVLKEEERRKLERDYQKQVRDFERAYKDSQAELQAKDAELTEQILRDLQEVIREFGEKENYLLILEAGSGGLLYGADSADITDRIIERYDSDYRRRKR from the coding sequence ATGAGAACGTGGGCGTCGGCGTTGCTTCTTTTCGCTTCGCTGGGTTTCGCTTTTGCGGAGCCGGCGAAGATCGGGATCGTGGACTTGCAGAGAGCTCTGAACGAGTCCGAAGCCGGCCGCAAGGCCAAGGAAGAGTTCCGGAGCGAGATGGAAAAGCTGCGGCGGAGTCTCCAGAAGCAACGCGACGAGGTCGAGAACCTGCGCGAGCGGATCGAGAAGAAGGCCGCCGTCCTCAAGGAGGAGGAGCGGCGAAAGCTCGAGCGCGACTACCAGAAGCAGGTGCGGGACTTCGAGCGCGCCTACAAGGACTCGCAGGCCGAGCTGCAGGCCAAGGACGCGGAGCTCACCGAACAGATCCTCCGCGATCTCCAGGAAGTGATCCGCGAGTTCGGCGAGAAGGAGAACTACCTCCTGATCCTCGAGGCCGGCAGCGGCGGCTTGCTCTACGGCGCGGACTCGGCCGACATCACCGACCGCATCATCGAACGGTACGACAGCGACTACCGGCGGCGAAAGCGCTGA